The sequence CTGGAGGTTGGCCATCGAGCGCCCCGTCCCCGGTGAGAGGGCGGCGTACGCCGCGATCGAGGTGGACGGCGTGGGCGTGGCCACCTCCGGGGACTACCGCAACTTCTTCGAGCGGGACGGGCGGCGCTATTCCCACACCATCGACCCGTCCACCGGCCGCCCGGTCACCCACGACCTGGCCTCGGTCACCGTGGTGAGCGCCACCTGTACGACGGCCGACGCCCTGGCCACCGCGCTGAACGTCCTGGGACCCCAGGCGGGCTACGCACTCGCAGAGCGGCAGGGGATCGCGGCCTTCTTCATCGCCCGCGAAGACCTGGGTCTCGTGCACCGGGCCACGACGGCCTTCGCCCGCCACGGCAGGCCCTAGGCGTCACCGGCTCCGGCGGCACTTGTTGCAGCGCGGCTGGTTGCGGAACTCCAGGCGCCCCTTTCCCATCCGGCGCATGCCCACCTCCGGCATCGGCACCAGCTGCCCGCAGCCGGAGCACAGGACGAAGACGTTGCTGAGGACCAGCTTCACGCCGGACACGGGTTCCTCGTAGACGTAGCGCTTGCCCATGCGGTCCTCTCCTGCGGGGCCCGGGACGCCCTCTAGCGCGTCTCGAGCGTAAACGCGAAAGCCTTCTCATCGGACACCGGCCGCGGGCCCGAGCGGGCGACGACCCGCCGCGGCCCCGCGGGCGCCCACCCGTCGGGGGCCGCCTCGAGCCCGGCGAGGTCCTCGCGCGGCGCCAGATCGACCCCGTTCAGGGTGACTGCGGTGACTCGGGCCCCGTCGAAGACCAGCTCGACCCGGTGGTCCCGCTGCTGAGGGGCCCCGGCGTAGGTGCCCCTCGCGGCGGCGACGGTCACCGAGGCCCGCCTGCCATCCCCCGCGAGCGCTTGGGAGATGTCGGTCTCGCGGACCTCCCCGCGCTGGTAGGCGACGCTCTCCCCGTCGTCCTCGTAGAGCGTGAACCGCGTCGGATCCTTTGCCGCGTACACCCGGACGACGAACTCGTCGCGGGTCGACCCGTCGGCACGCTGGCCCGCGACGTTCAGGGACTGCCCGTCCACCGCCATGCGCGGCACGATGGCGCCTGCGCGGGCGAAGACCGGGGGGCGCAGCAGGCCTGTCTGCCGCAGGGGGCGCGCCGGGAAGGTCTCTCCCTGGCTCACGAGCCTCTCGTCGGTCCAGTAGTCGACCCATTCCCCTTTCGGGAGATAGACGTCCCGGTGCGCCGCGCCCGTTTCCGTGAGGGTGGCGACCAGGAGGTCTCGCCCGAGGAGCTTCTCGTCGCCGAGCTCCCGCACCCGGGGGTCCTCCGGGTAGTGGAACACGAGCGGCGGGACCAGCGGTTCGCCGGCCCGCCAGGCGCGATGGGCGAGGGAGTAGAGGTAGGGGGTGATCGCGACCCGCTCGCGCAGGTTCGCGAGGTTGCTCTCGCGCTCGCCGACCCGGTCGGGTGCCGTCTCCTTACAGTTGCAGAGGTTCTCGGTGTGGGGGCGCAGCGGCACGTCGAGCCAGGCGCTGGTGGCGAACCAGCGCGTGTAGAGGTCGTCCAGCGCGGCCCCGGTGAGTCCCCGGCGCAGAAAACCGCCCACGTCCGAGCCGAAGTAGTCGATGCCCGAGAACGACATGTGCAGCTGGGCGTTCAGGTGGGTCGCGAGGCTCTCGAGGTTGGAAGCGATGTCCCCTGAGGTCATGGCGACCCCGTGGCGCTGGATGCCGGCCGTTCCCGTGCGGGAGAGCACGAACGGGCGGCGCGCGACCCCCTTGCGCCGGTAGCCCCGTGCGATCCCCTCGGCCCACTTCAGGTTGTAAGCGTTGTGCCAGTCGGCGTGGGCGTGGCCCTCGGGCTCCACCCCGTGGGCCCAGTCGGGTGGGTCGCCGGGGGAGTCGATGGCGTCGTACATCTCGGGCTCGCCCAGGTCGACCCAGTGGCCCAGCACCCCGTCCTCGATGAGCGGCTGGCGCTTCAGGTCGTGCCAGTAGTCGGCGGCCGCGTCCAGGGTCCAGTCGATCATCCCGCCGCGGCCCCACCAGTTGTTTGTGTTGATGTCACTCACGCCGTCGAGGTAGACGGGGGGGCAGTCCGCGCAGCCCGCGCGGACGAGGAAGCCCCGGGCGGCGAGGTCCGCGTGCTCTGGTAGCCCCCGGGCGACGTAGGACTCCTCGATCGGCAGGATACCGACTCCGTCCTGCTCGCGCAGGCGCGCAAGCTTCTCCCTCGCACCGGGGAAGTGGGCCGTGTCCCAGGTCGTGCGGCCCATGGGGCTGTCCTCGGAGTCGCGCACGACGCCGCCGAACCAGGGCAGGTCGAGCACGAAGCCGTCCACGGGAAACCGGCCGGCACGCAGCGTCCGGAGTTTCCCTTCCAGCTCGCCCCAGTCGTCGTAGCCCCACTCCGAGACCCAAAGGCCGAAGAGCTTGCGGGGCGGAACGGGTGGGCGCCCGGTCAGGTCCAGGTACGCCGCACGGGTGGCCGGGAGGTCCGGACCCGCGAAGACGTAGCCGCGGACGGTCCGGGCCGCCGTCTCGACCTTCCAGGGGTCGCCGGTCAGGTCCCAGCGCTGGCGATAGAGGTCGTCGAGGAACAGGGCGAACGCGATGCCGCCCGCCCCGAGACCGTAGAGGACGGGGACCTGCACGTTGCCGACGGTCCCGCCGCCGAACTCCACCATCCGGTTGCCGTGCTCGCTGCCTGACTCGCGCACCCGGCCGGTCCAGTCGCCGTGGGCGCTGCCGAGGTCCACGAACTGCGCGCCGAGGCCGTAGGCGTGGCTCATGGTGGTTGCGATGTCCACGCCTCGCTCGGCGCCCGAGACCGGGCAGAGCGTGGCGAGCTCGGTGCCGGACCTGCGGTCGATCACCCCGAGACACAGGCTCGCCGCGTCCACCGTATACCGGGTCGTGGGGGTCTCCAGCACCTCCCCGGCGGCGCCCGAGCGCTCCAGCCGGGCAGGGCCGGGGTAGTCCGTCCGGTCCACCTGGGGTGTCACCCGGATCGGGCGCGCCGGGTCGGGGAGGGAGCCCCCGGAGCTCCACTCGAAATGGGCGAGCCGGTCGTCCAGCACCTCGAGCACCAGGTGCGACGCGCCCGACGAGAAGGTCAATCGCGGGACTTCGGCGTGAGCGCCTTCGGCGACCAGGCACGCGGTCAAGAACGCCAACAGCCAGTCACCACCAGGTCGTTCCACCGCTCCCTCGATGCCGAAGTGGCGTTGTCTGCCGACCACGGGGCGGGTTTCCGGGGCGGTCCTGCGGGACCGTATGCCGCCTGGACGGCGGCATACGAGCCTACAGGGACGTATTCACGGCGTGTCCCGCGGGGCCGTCCGGGGAGCTCGCGGCACTACGCCCCTCCCATCGAGCCGCCTCCATCGAGCCTCAGGACTCGATGATGTCCTCCAGTCCCTTTCCGGGCTGCACCATCGGCAGCACGTTCTCCGCCTTGTCGATCCAGACGTCCACCAGAACGGGGCCCGGGTCGGCGAGGGCCTCGCGCACCACCTCGTCGATCTTTCCCGGGTCGGCCAGGTGCAGGGTCCGCAACCGCGGATAGACGTACTGCAGGCCCATCAGGTTGGGCAGCTGGCGGCGGCAGGTCTGGTCCAGTTCGATGCAGGCGGGGTCGCAGTCGCAGTTGCGGGCCAGGCAGGTCTCGTAGTGGTGGCCACCGTCCATCATGTCTTCCCACTGCCGGACCATGCCCAGGTAGCTGTTGTTCAGCACGAACATCTTGAGCGGCACGCGGTTGGCGACCACCGTGGCGAGCTCCTGCAGGTTCATCTGGAAGCTCCCGTCGCCGTCGATCAGCACGACAGGCTGGTGGGGGTTCCCGAACCAGGCGCCGATCGCGGCGGGCAGGCCGAAGCCCATGGTGCCGAGGCCGCCGGAGCTGACCCACTGGCGGGGCCGCTGGAAGCGGTAGTACTGGGCGGCCCACATCTGGTGCTGACCGACTCCGGTCACGACGGTCGCGTTGCCCTCGGTCCACCGCGAGACGCTCTCGACCACGGCCTGGGGCTTTACGTACGGGGAGGCCGAGTAGGGCGTCGGCATGCGCGCCTTCCACTCGCGCACCTGGTCGAGCCACTTGCGGTGCTGCGCGGATGCGCCGGACTCGAGGCTGAACCGCAGGAAGTCCCTGGTGTCGGCGATGACCGCGAGGTCGGTGCGCACGGTCTTGTCGATCTCGGACGGGTCGATGTCCACGTGGGCGATGCGCTTGCCCGAGGCGAACCCCTGCACTGCCACCCGGTCGTCGAAACGCCCGCCGACGGTAAGGAGGAAATCGGAGTCCCGCAGGGCGTAGTTCGCCGGGATGGTGCCGTGCATGCCGGGCATCCCCAGGTTGTGCGGGAGGTCGTGGGGCAGGGCCCCGAGGGCGTTGAAGGTGGTGGTGACGGGTACGTCGAAGCGCTCTGCGAATTGACGCAGCTCGGCCGCCGCATTTGCGGTGATGATGCCCCCGCCCGCCTTCAGCACGGGCCGTCGCGCCTTCGCCAGGGCATCCAGGATGGCCAGGGTCCCCGTCGCGTCGAACGGCGTGCTTTCTCGGTGACGCTTGCGGGGGCGGTGCCTGTGCGCGCCCTGGGCGAGCTGGGCGCTCTTGCAGATGTCCACTACCACGGGGCCCGGGCGCCCGTGCGCGGCGATCGCGAACGCCTCGCGGAGAACCCAGTCCAGGTCCCGGACGTCCTTGACGAGGTAGTTGTGCTTGGAGATCGGCCGGGTGATGCCGACCGTGTCCACTTCCTGGAAGGCGTCGGTCCCGATGGCGCCGCTGGCCACCTGTCCGGTGATGAACACCGTCGGCACCGAATCCTTGTGGGCGTCGGCGATGGGCGTCACGAGATTCGTCGCGCCGGGTCCCGAGGTCGCCAGCGCGACCCCGGTGTTCCCGGTGACGCGCGCGTAGCCCTCGGCGGCGTGCCCGGCGCCGCCCTCCTGCCGGAACAGGATGAAGCGCGGCACCTTCTCGCCGCGGCGCATGCGTTTGTTGAGCTCCACGTGCAGCGGGATGACTGCACCGCCCGTGTGCCCGAAGATGTATTCGACGCCGAGGTCGACGAGCACATCGAAGAAGATGGAGGCCCCGGTGCGGGGCTGAGTCGCGCTGGATGACATCGGAAGGAAATATTTGAAGCCTCGTATCATCATACCCGTCCGCGGCGCTCGTGGAAGCGGTGCGGGCAGGACCATCCTTCGAAGCGCCCGGACCACGCGAAGGGCGACCACGACTCTTGTGGGGCAACCATGAGCGCCGAGCCGACGCTGCACGCGACCTCCGGACGGGCGGGGCAGGCGCCTCGCGCATTCCTCCGCGACTTCTGGCGCCTGGCGGGCCCCTACTGGCGTGCGAGAGGAGGGCGCGCGGCCCGCTGGCTGACGCTGGCCGTGGCGGTCCTGACCGTCGCCCAGGTGGGCATCCCTGTCGCCATCAACCTCTGGAGCGAGTGCCTCTTCGACACGCTGGAGCAGCGGGCGATGTCCAAGCTGTTCTGGCTGGTGGGGGTACTCGCGGTGATCCTTCTTTCCAACATCCTGATCACGACGGGCCACCTCTGGGTCAAGCGCCGGCTGCAGGTGGAATGGCGGGCGTGGCTCACGCAGCGGCTCACCGACGAGTGGATGCGGACGGGCAGGCACTACGCGCTGACCCTCGTGCCGGGGGACCACGACAACCCCGACGGCCGGATCGCGGAGGACGTGCGCATCGCCACCGAGCACGCCGTCGATCTGACCCACTCGCTGTTCTACTGCGTGCTGTTGCTCGCGAGCTTCACCCATATCCTGTGGTCCCTCTCCGGGCCGCCGCAGGTCGATTTCGGCAGCGCGAGCGTCTACCTGCCCGGCCATCTCGTGTGGGTCGCGTTGGCGTATGCCGCCCTCGGCACCTCGGCCACGCTTCTGCTGGGGCGCCCGCTGGTGCGGGCCGCGGGCCTGCGCCAGGTGCGCGAGGCCAGCTTCCGATTCGGCCTCGCCCACGCGCGCGAGGGCAGCCTCACCATCGCCCAGTTGCACACCGAGAGGGCGGAGCGGCGCCGTCTGGGCGACCTCTTCCGGGAGGCCGCCTGCGCCTGGGAGGGTCAGACGACGGCCCTCTGCAACCTGTTCGTCTTCTCCTCCGGGTGGTCGGTCCTCTCCCAGGCGTTTCCCATCCTGGTCGCGGCCCCGCGGTACATCTCCGGGAGCATCACGTTGGGGGTCCTGATGCAGTCGGCCCAGGCGTTTCAGCAGATGGTCGCAGCACTCGCCTGGCCCATCGACAACTTGCCGAAGTTCGCTGAGTGGCGAGCGTCCGCCGGACGGGTGCTGGGCCTGCACCGGGCCCTGGCCGGTCTCGGCGAGCGGGTGCGTCAGAGCGGTGCGGTGGCGGCGGGGGGCGAGGCCGGCTCGGGGCCGGGTGACCCGTGATACCATGCCTTCCGGTTGGCGAGGCCGGCGCCCGGCTGGCCCGATGAAGGCTCATGCGAGCGATCACGATCCTGGACTACGGCGCCGGCAACGTGCGGAGCGTTCGCAACGCGATCCGTCGGCTCGGTCACGAGGTGCGTGACGCCCGTGGCCCGGAGGACATCGCCCGTGCCGAGGTGTTGGTGTTCCCGGGTGTCGGCAGCTTCGGCAGCGCGATGGAGCGGCTGCACGCGGGCGGCTACGTGGAACCGTTGCGCCGGTACCTCCACGACGGACGCCCGTTCCTCGGGATCTGCCTCGGGCTGCAGACCCTGTTCGAAGGCAGCGAGGAGTTGCCGGGCGTTCCCGGCCTGGGGGTGATCCCCGGGCAGGTGCGGCGCTTCGAAGCGCCCGGCCTGTCGGTCCCGCACATGGGCTGGAACGGCCTGCGCCTGTCCCGCGACTCTCCGCTTCTTGCCGAATGTGCCGGGGAGAAGCTCTACTTCGTGCACTCCTACCGCGCCCTGCGGGAGCCGGCCAACGCCGGCTGGGTGCTGGCGCTCACGGACTACGGCGGCGAGTTCGTGAGCGCCGTCGAGCGTGGGGCCGTGGCCGCGGTCCAGTTCCACCCGGAGAAGAGCGGAGAGGCCGGACTGCGAGTCCTGCGGCGCTTCCTGTCCCGGGCGCTCGGCGGGGGCACCGTGCCGGGGGACACCGCGCCGGCGTCATCGCCGGCCGCCCCGACGCGCCTTGCCAAGCGCCTGATCGCGTGCCTCGACGTGCGCGCCGACGACGAGGGGGAACTGGTCGTCACCAAGGGTGATCGCTACGACGTCCGCGAGGGAGGGCGGGTACGCGACGTGGGCGACCCGGTCGAGCTCGCGCGCCGCTACTACGAGGAGGGCGCCGACGAGGTCACCTTCCTCAACATCACGGCCTTCCGGGACTCTCCGCTGGAGGACCAGCCCATGCTGGAGGTCCTGCGCCGGACCTCCGAGAACGTCTTCGTGCCGCTCACCATCGGCGGTGGGATCCGCGCGTACACCGACGCCGGGGGACGCCGCTACTCGGCCCTCGACGTGGCCTCCGAGTACTTCCGTTCCGGGGCGGACAAGATCTCCATCGGCAGCGACGCCGTCTACGCGGTCGAGGCCCTGCCTCGGACGGGCCGTGGCGACGGCGAAAGCTCCCTCGAGCAGATCGCCCGCGTCTACGGCAACCAGGCGGTGGTGGTCTCCGTCGACCCGCGCCGGGTGTACGTCCGCTCGCCTGCCGACACACCCCACCGGACCGTTCCCACCGCGCAC comes from Gammaproteobacteria bacterium and encodes:
- a CDS encoding DUF5110 domain-containing protein; amino-acid sequence: MVGRQRHFGIEGAVERPGGDWLLAFLTACLVAEGAHAEVPRLTFSSGASHLVLEVLDDRLAHFEWSSGGSLPDPARPIRVTPQVDRTDYPGPARLERSGAAGEVLETPTTRYTVDAASLCLGVIDRRSGTELATLCPVSGAERGVDIATTMSHAYGLGAQFVDLGSAHGDWTGRVRESGSEHGNRMVEFGGGTVGNVQVPVLYGLGAGGIAFALFLDDLYRQRWDLTGDPWKVETAARTVRGYVFAGPDLPATRAAYLDLTGRPPVPPRKLFGLWVSEWGYDDWGELEGKLRTLRAGRFPVDGFVLDLPWFGGVVRDSEDSPMGRTTWDTAHFPGAREKLARLREQDGVGILPIEESYVARGLPEHADLAARGFLVRAGCADCPPVYLDGVSDINTNNWWGRGGMIDWTLDAAADYWHDLKRQPLIEDGVLGHWVDLGEPEMYDAIDSPGDPPDWAHGVEPEGHAHADWHNAYNLKWAEGIARGYRRKGVARRPFVLSRTGTAGIQRHGVAMTSGDIASNLESLATHLNAQLHMSFSGIDYFGSDVGGFLRRGLTGAALDDLYTRWFATSAWLDVPLRPHTENLCNCKETAPDRVGERESNLANLRERVAITPYLYSLAHRAWRAGEPLVPPLVFHYPEDPRVRELGDEKLLGRDLLVATLTETGAAHRDVYLPKGEWVDYWTDERLVSQGETFPARPLRQTGLLRPPVFARAGAIVPRMAVDGQSLNVAGQRADGSTRDEFVVRVYAAKDPTRFTLYEDDGESVAYQRGEVRETDISQALAGDGRRASVTVAAARGTYAGAPQQRDHRVELVFDGARVTAVTLNGVDLAPREDLAGLEAAPDGWAPAGPRRVVARSGPRPVSDEKAFAFTLETR
- the hisF gene encoding imidazole glycerol phosphate synthase subunit HisF, whose amino-acid sequence is MRAITILDYGAGNVRSVRNAIRRLGHEVRDARGPEDIARAEVLVFPGVGSFGSAMERLHAGGYVEPLRRYLHDGRPFLGICLGLQTLFEGSEELPGVPGLGVIPGQVRRFEAPGLSVPHMGWNGLRLSRDSPLLAECAGEKLYFVHSYRALREPANAGWVLALTDYGGEFVSAVERGAVAAVQFHPEKSGEAGLRVLRRFLSRALGGGTVPGDTAPASSPAAPTRLAKRLIACLDVRADDEGELVVTKGDRYDVREGGRVRDVGDPVELARRYYEEGADEVTFLNITAFRDSPLEDQPMLEVLRRTSENVFVPLTIGGGIRAYTDAGGRRYSALDVASEYFRSGADKISIGSDAVYAVEALPRTGRGDGESSLEQIARVYGNQAVVVSVDPRRVYVRSPADTPHRTVPTAHPGPNGERYCWFQCTVKGGREGRDLDAVEFARGAEALGAGEVLLNSIDRDGTGLGFDLELILAVREAVSIPVIASSGAGRVEHFSEVFERTGVEAALAAGIFHRREVPIADVKAHLKACGVELRA
- the ilvB gene encoding biosynthetic-type acetolactate synthase large subunit: MSSSATQPRTGASIFFDVLVDLGVEYIFGHTGGAVIPLHVELNKRMRRGEKVPRFILFRQEGGAGHAAEGYARVTGNTGVALATSGPGATNLVTPIADAHKDSVPTVFITGQVASGAIGTDAFQEVDTVGITRPISKHNYLVKDVRDLDWVLREAFAIAAHGRPGPVVVDICKSAQLAQGAHRHRPRKRHRESTPFDATGTLAILDALAKARRPVLKAGGGIITANAAAELRQFAERFDVPVTTTFNALGALPHDLPHNLGMPGMHGTIPANYALRDSDFLLTVGGRFDDRVAVQGFASGKRIAHVDIDPSEIDKTVRTDLAVIADTRDFLRFSLESGASAQHRKWLDQVREWKARMPTPYSASPYVKPQAVVESVSRWTEGNATVVTGVGQHQMWAAQYYRFQRPRQWVSSGGLGTMGFGLPAAIGAWFGNPHQPVVLIDGDGSFQMNLQELATVVANRVPLKMFVLNNSYLGMVRQWEDMMDGGHHYETCLARNCDCDPACIELDQTCRRQLPNLMGLQYVYPRLRTLHLADPGKIDEVVREALADPGPVLVDVWIDKAENVLPMVQPGKGLEDIIES